One part of the Marispirochaeta sp. genome encodes these proteins:
- a CDS encoding class II fructose-bisphosphate aldolase, with amino-acid sequence MTSYKELGLVNSREIFKKAVAGGYAIPAYNFNNMEQLQAIIQACVETKSPVILQVSAGARKYANSTMLRYMAQGAVEYAKELGYSVPVVLHLDHGDSFELCKDCIDSGFSSVMIDGSHHSFDDNIALTKKVVEYAHAHDVTVEGELGVLAGIEDDVVAEKSTYTKPEEVIEFVERTGVDSLAISIGTSHGANKFTPDQCTRNADGVLVPPPLRFDILEEIEKQLPGFPIVLHGSSSVPSDQVEIINKYGGAIKDAVGIPEEQLRKAAKSAVCKINIDSDGRLAMTAAVREVLATKPAEFDPRKYLGPARDSLKELYKHKNEVVLGSAGHA; translated from the coding sequence ATGACTTCATATAAAGAGCTGGGGCTTGTTAACTCCAGAGAGATCTTCAAGAAAGCGGTAGCCGGCGGGTACGCTATTCCCGCCTACAATTTCAACAATATGGAACAGCTGCAGGCAATCATTCAGGCCTGCGTGGAGACCAAATCTCCTGTTATTCTGCAGGTTTCCGCAGGAGCCAGAAAATATGCCAACTCCACAATGCTGCGATACATGGCCCAGGGTGCTGTAGAATACGCGAAAGAGCTGGGGTATTCAGTTCCCGTGGTTCTTCATCTTGATCACGGCGACAGCTTTGAACTCTGCAAGGACTGCATCGATTCCGGCTTTTCTTCTGTAATGATCGACGGCAGCCATCACTCCTTCGATGATAACATTGCCTTGACAAAAAAGGTCGTTGAATACGCCCATGCTCATGATGTAACAGTGGAAGGCGAATTAGGAGTTCTGGCAGGAATCGAAGACGATGTTGTAGCTGAAAAATCCACGTACACCAAACCGGAAGAGGTTATCGAGTTCGTAGAACGAACCGGCGTCGACTCCCTGGCGATTTCCATTGGAACCAGCCATGGCGCGAACAAGTTTACCCCCGATCAGTGTACCCGTAACGCCGACGGTGTTCTGGTTCCGCCCCCCCTGCGTTTCGACATTCTGGAAGAAATCGAAAAGCAGCTGCCGGGCTTCCCTATTGTCCTTCACGGCTCATCTTCGGTACCCTCCGACCAGGTAGAAATAATCAACAAGTACGGCGGAGCTATCAAGGATGCGGTTGGAATCCCTGAGGAACAGCTGAGAAAAGCTGCCAAGTCTGCGGTCTGTAAAATCAACATCGATTCCGACGGACGACTTGCAATGACGGCTGCTGTAAGAGAAGTACTTGCCACCAAACCTGCTGAATTCGATCCCCGCAAGTATCTTGGGCCCGCCAGGGACTCCCTTAAGGAGCTCTATAAACACAAGAATGAAGTCGTACTCGGGTCGGCAGGGCACGCGTAA